A window of Deinococcus ruber contains these coding sequences:
- a CDS encoding NUDIX hydrolase, translating to MSDHFERWLAGRERQALHLPEFRQAAVLVGLTLEDDPRILLTVRASNLPTHQGQISFPGGSLESGETAVQAAVREAHEEVGLHPAGVQVLGLLDDVFTPMKFHVTPVLARLPAELSLTPTPEVAEILLPRLSELRAIRPRSEERISPLGQPITVWHYLWHGHDIWGMTARVLRDVLEMEDRS from the coding sequence GTGAGCGACCACTTCGAGCGCTGGCTGGCGGGGCGTGAGCGGCAGGCGCTGCATCTGCCCGAATTCCGGCAGGCGGCGGTGCTGGTGGGCCTGACGCTGGAAGACGATCCGCGCATCCTGCTGACGGTGCGGGCCAGCAATCTGCCGACCCACCAGGGCCAGATCAGCTTTCCCGGCGGCAGTCTGGAAAGCGGCGAAACCGCTGTGCAGGCCGCCGTGCGGGAAGCCCACGAGGAGGTCGGGCTGCATCCGGCGGGCGTGCAGGTGTTGGGTCTGCTCGACGACGTGTTCACGCCGATGAAATTTCACGTCACGCCCGTGCTGGCGCGTCTTCCCGCCGAGCTGTCGCTGACGCCGACGCCGGAGGTGGCCGAGATTCTGCTGCCCCGGCTGTCGGAACTGCGGGCCATCCGGCCACGAAGCGAGGAACGGATTTCACCGTTGGGGCAGCCGATTACGGTCTGGCATTACCTGTGGCACGGGCACGACATCTGGGGCATGACGGCGCGGGTGCTGCGCGACGTGCTGGAGATGGAAGACAGAAGTTAG
- a CDS encoding SDR family oxidoreductase, with the protein MTANSSPSSADSPHASEGKSAFITGGSKGIGYATAQALTGAGYRVTITSRNENEVQAAAAELGHETRGAVCDVRDFTALQAAVDAHVQAFGGLDVLIVNAGAGAFAPVQDMTPEQWNTILDTNLTGAFYTVKAAIPALARARGYIMLVSSLAGKNPFAGGSAYNASKFGMNGFAESIMLDLRPLGIKVSQLMPGSVATGFGGHTPTDADAWKIQPEDLAQIVLDLLAMNPRTLPSRVEIRPAQPPRR; encoded by the coding sequence ATGACAGCCAATTCATCACCGTCTTCCGCAGATAGTCCACATGCTTCCGAAGGCAAGAGCGCCTTTATCACGGGTGGCAGCAAGGGGATCGGGTACGCCACTGCCCAGGCGCTCACAGGGGCGGGCTACCGCGTCACCATCACCAGTCGCAACGAGAATGAGGTGCAGGCGGCTGCCGCCGAGCTGGGGCACGAAACACGCGGGGCCGTGTGTGACGTGCGCGATTTCACGGCGCTTCAGGCGGCGGTTGACGCCCACGTTCAGGCGTTCGGCGGGCTGGACGTTCTGATCGTGAATGCTGGAGCGGGCGCGTTTGCCCCGGTGCAGGACATGACGCCCGAGCAGTGGAATACCATTCTCGACACCAATCTGACCGGAGCGTTCTACACCGTCAAGGCGGCCATTCCCGCGCTGGCGCGTGCTCGCGGCTACATCATGCTGGTCAGCAGTCTGGCGGGCAAGAACCCGTTCGCGGGCGGCAGCGCCTACAACGCCAGCAAATTCGGCATGAACGGGTTTGCCGAGAGCATCATGCTCGATCTGCGCCCGCTGGGCATCAAGGTGTCGCAGCTGATGCCCGGCAGCGTGGCAACCGGGTTCGGCGGCCATACCCCCACCGACGCCGACGCCTGGAAGATTCAGCCGGAAGACCTGGCCCAGATCGTGCTCGACCTGCTCGCCATGAACCCGCGCACCCTGCCCAGCCGCGTGGAAATCCGCCCCGCCCAGCCACCCAGGAGGTAG
- the folE gene encoding GTP cyclohydrolase I FolE → MPIPKTNEAVNPQADGSGIAELTHDWLHHIGEDPEREGLLKTPQRVEKAWRFLTGGYRQTLEEVAGDAVFAAEGSEMVIVKDIEFYSMCEHHMLPFFGRAHVGYIPSGKILGLSKFARITDLYARRLQVQERLTTQIAEAVQELLDPKGVAVVLEGVHLCMAMRGVEKQNSSTSTSAMRGLFKSDPRTRAEFMSAVQGSFKGR, encoded by the coding sequence ATGCCCATCCCCAAAACCAACGAAGCTGTAAACCCGCAGGCAGACGGCAGCGGTATTGCCGAACTGACCCACGACTGGCTGCACCACATCGGAGAAGACCCGGAGCGCGAGGGGCTGCTCAAGACGCCCCAGCGCGTCGAGAAAGCCTGGCGCTTCCTGACGGGCGGCTACCGTCAGACGCTCGAAGAAGTGGCCGGAGACGCGGTATTTGCCGCCGAGGGCAGCGAAATGGTGATCGTCAAAGACATCGAGTTCTATTCGATGTGCGAACACCACATGCTGCCGTTCTTTGGCCGCGCCCACGTGGGCTACATTCCCAGTGGCAAAATTCTGGGGCTGTCCAAGTTCGCCCGCATCACCGATCTGTATGCCCGCCGCCTTCAGGTGCAGGAACGCCTGACCACCCAGATTGCCGAGGCGGTGCAGGAACTGCTCGACCCGAAAGGCGTGGCGGTCGTGCTGGAGGGCGTACACCTGTGCATGGCGATGCGCGGCGTGGAAAAGCAGAATTCCAGCACCAGCACCAGTGCCATGCGCGGCCTCTTCAAGAGCGACCCACGCACCCGCGCCGAATTCATGAGCGCGGTGCAGGGCAGCTTCAAGGGGCGATAA
- a CDS encoding RelA/SpoT family protein, which translates to MEALRPLLSERSARDQATIEAAYEFARQAHEGVLRKSGEPYITHPVAVAVILAELGMDTDSIAAGLLHDTVEDTPVTLDDIEKHFGPDVRRIVEGETKVSKLAKVAKAQNPDRSLSDEQSENMRKLLIAMTSDIRIIIVKLADRLHNMRTLDSMQPVKQQRIARETMEIFAPLAHRLGIGQVKWELEDLSFRYLEPDAYIELQARLRTRQEERILHIRTALQEMREALGEDLELEEWVDDINVSGRSKHLWSIYSKMQKEGKALEQIFDLLAIRVILTPKALQARAQTDAKRQERAEEVREKRVCYHSLSIVHSLWTPIPGRFKDYIAVPKPNGYQSLHTTVISPSGQPVEVQIRSRRMHEVAEYGVAAHWLYKQGEKLGEQQREGWLQRLQQLQHEILDASDFVDAVKEDLLGGRVVVFTPKGDTRDLPSASTPIDFAYNVHSRIGDTAVGAKVNGSIVPLSYQLQNGDMVEIVTSKNGTPSKDWLSFAVTRSARTKIRHHFRVEERAEALEHGHDLLERYLRKRNLPVRQLMRTKSLEDVADRLTGNRNPDDLYLALHAGKLTTGMVARTLVPELNQEKPPQARPRPLPPTPRSDGDGKVYVEGVLSQAKKGMCCNPIPGDQIMAYVTRGRGYTIHRIDCPNMVRLLKDEPEDRCRPASWNPGEPGHSAVNLDVVAADRSGLLADVLAVLVVQKRSPLKVEAAVRGQTAHILLRLEVGGQMDLSRLADAIRSVEGVRDVLRVGNKSGRAIPTEARLR; encoded by the coding sequence ATGGAGGCCCTTCGCCCACTCCTTTCAGAACGCAGCGCCCGCGATCAGGCCACCATCGAGGCCGCCTACGAATTTGCTCGCCAGGCCCATGAGGGTGTGCTCCGCAAGAGCGGCGAGCCGTATATCACGCATCCGGTGGCGGTGGCGGTCATTCTGGCCGAACTGGGCATGGATACCGACAGTATCGCGGCGGGCCTGCTGCACGACACCGTAGAAGACACGCCGGTCACGCTCGACGATATCGAGAAGCATTTCGGCCCCGACGTGCGGCGCATCGTGGAGGGTGAAACCAAGGTCAGCAAGCTGGCGAAGGTCGCCAAGGCGCAGAACCCCGACCGCAGCCTGTCGGATGAGCAGTCCGAGAATATGCGGAAGCTGCTGATCGCCATGACCAGCGATATCCGCATCATCATCGTGAAACTCGCCGATCGCCTGCACAACATGCGGACGCTCGATTCGATGCAGCCGGTCAAGCAGCAGCGCATTGCCCGCGAGACGATGGAAATCTTCGCGCCGCTGGCACACCGGCTGGGTATCGGGCAGGTGAAGTGGGAACTGGAAGACCTGTCGTTCCGCTACCTTGAACCCGACGCGTATATCGAGCTGCAAGCACGGCTGCGAACCCGCCAGGAAGAACGAATTCTGCATATCCGCACCGCGCTTCAGGAGATGCGGGAAGCGCTGGGCGAAGATCTGGAACTCGAAGAATGGGTGGACGACATCAACGTGTCGGGGCGCAGCAAGCACCTGTGGAGCATCTATTCCAAGATGCAGAAGGAAGGCAAGGCGCTGGAGCAGATTTTCGACCTGCTCGCCATCCGGGTCATTCTGACGCCAAAGGCGCTTCAGGCACGGGCACAGACCGATGCCAAGCGGCAGGAACGCGCCGAGGAAGTGCGCGAGAAACGGGTGTGCTATCACTCGCTGTCCATCGTGCACAGCCTGTGGACGCCGATTCCGGGCCGTTTCAAGGATTACATCGCAGTGCCCAAGCCCAACGGCTATCAGAGCCTGCATACCACCGTCATCAGCCCCAGCGGGCAGCCGGTCGAGGTGCAGATTCGCTCGCGCCGCATGCACGAGGTTGCCGAATACGGCGTGGCGGCACACTGGCTGTACAAGCAGGGCGAGAAACTGGGCGAGCAGCAGCGCGAGGGCTGGCTGCAACGTCTCCAGCAGCTTCAGCACGAGATTCTCGACGCGTCCGACTTCGTAGATGCCGTGAAGGAAGACCTGCTGGGCGGGCGGGTGGTGGTGTTCACGCCCAAAGGCGATACCCGCGACCTGCCGAGCGCGTCCACTCCGATTGATTTTGCCTACAACGTCCACTCGCGCATCGGAGATACGGCGGTGGGCGCGAAGGTCAACGGCAGCATCGTGCCGCTTAGCTATCAGCTTCAGAACGGCGACATGGTCGAGATCGTGACCTCGAAAAACGGTACGCCCAGCAAGGACTGGCTGAGTTTTGCCGTCACCCGCAGCGCCCGCACCAAGATTCGGCACCACTTCCGCGTAGAGGAGCGGGCCGAAGCGCTGGAGCACGGTCACGATCTGCTGGAACGCTACCTCAGAAAGCGCAATCTGCCGGTGCGCCAGCTGATGCGGACCAAGTCGCTGGAAGACGTGGCCGACCGGCTGACCGGCAACCGCAACCCCGACGACCTGTATCTGGCGCTGCACGCGGGCAAACTCACCACCGGCATGGTGGCCCGCACGCTGGTGCCCGAGCTGAATCAGGAGAAGCCGCCGCAGGCCCGCCCCCGCCCGCTGCCGCCCACGCCGCGCAGCGACGGCGACGGCAAGGTGTATGTGGAGGGCGTGCTGTCTCAGGCCAAGAAGGGCATGTGCTGCAACCCGATTCCCGGCGATCAGATCATGGCCTACGTGACGCGGGGGCGCGGCTACACCATCCACCGAATCGACTGCCCCAACATGGTGAGATTGCTGAAAGACGAGCCGGAAGACCGTTGCCGCCCGGCGTCGTGGAATCCGGGTGAACCGGGACACAGCGCGGTCAATCTGGACGTGGTGGCCGCCGACCGTTCGGGCCTGCTGGCCGACGTGCTGGCGGTGCTGGTGGTGCAGAAGCGCAGCCCGCTGAAAGTCGAGGCGGCGGTGCGCGGGCAGACGGCGCATATTCTGCTGCGGCTGGAAGTGGGCGGGCAGATGGACCTCAGCCGCTTGGCCGACGCCATACGCAGCGTGGAAGGCGTGCGCGACGTGCTGCGGGTGGGCAACAAGAGCGGGCGGGCCATTCCGACGGAAGCGCGGCTGCGGTAG
- a CDS encoding PH domain-containing protein, producing MTSAPSSIPVPTAQTTRGVWRFLRVLFALAMLGLAVLLVLPPLLGYPRYEVKGGMLTVRSIATHRSVSASTPVQQVTLPPLTKSMGTAGGGLCVGRFRDTSGRVYEVYSDCSPEVLLFSVPGKKPLAITPGDPAGLLATLKSGGSATYYLPRSFHVPLSSWLLTVPLLLLALAALLPPPTLRYSLTPDALLVRRRLGVDRLPYAGMTVRMARGRLGLRLLGTGVPGYHTGLYASADGQVMAGATSVSAPALLIHSGGTSYYLTPADPQALMTELQRRGATLLA from the coding sequence ATGACCTCTGCGCCCTCCTCGATCCCTGTGCCCACCGCCCAGACGACCCGGGGTGTGTGGCGGTTTCTGCGGGTGCTGTTTGCCCTGGCGATGCTGGGGCTGGCGGTGCTGCTGGTGCTGCCGCCGCTGCTGGGCTACCCGCGCTACGAGGTGAAAGGCGGCATGCTGACGGTTCGCAGCATCGCCACGCACCGCAGCGTGTCCGCGAGTACGCCGGTGCAGCAGGTCACGCTACCGCCCCTGACCAAAAGCATGGGAACGGCTGGCGGCGGCCTGTGTGTAGGGCGCTTCCGCGACACCTCGGGGCGGGTGTACGAGGTGTATTCCGACTGCTCTCCAGAGGTGCTGCTGTTCAGCGTGCCGGGCAAGAAGCCGCTGGCAATCACGCCGGGCGATCCGGCAGGCCTGCTGGCGACCCTGAAGAGCGGAGGCAGCGCCACGTATTATCTGCCACGCAGTTTTCATGTGCCGCTGAGCAGCTGGCTGCTGACGGTGCCGCTGCTGCTGTTGGCGCTGGCGGCGCTGCTGCCCCCGCCCACTCTGCGCTACTCGCTGACGCCCGACGCGCTGCTGGTACGCCGCCGCCTGGGAGTAGACCGCCTGCCGTATGCAGGCATGACCGTGCGGATGGCGCGGGGACGGCTGGGGCTGCGGCTGCTGGGAACGGGCGTGCCCGGCTATCACACTGGTCTGTACGCCAGTGCCGACGGGCAGGTGATGGCAGGGGCCACCTCGGTCAGCGCCCCGGCCCTGCTGATCCACAGCGGCGGCACCTCGTACTACCTGACGCCTGCCGACCCCCAGGCCCTGATGACCGAACTTCAGAGGCGCGGCGCTACACTGCTGGCGTGA
- a CDS encoding DUF937 domain-containing protein: protein MSLFDMLGGMLSPQALNSATQSVSAQVGTTPEQTEHAIEAAVPLILSGLTRNAQTPEGEAALGNALAQHDGSALDNLGMGQLPSTQDGQNILGHVFGNQTPAAANAVAQRSGIDPQMAMQILSIVAPLVLGMLGRSQAGAGGGALGGGLGSILGSVLGGGASQSGGLGSILGGLLGGGQAQGNAQAQAQSGGLGSILGGLLGGGAQQQTQAQPQAQSGGLGNIMGTLNNVLDSNGNGNALDDLVGMLGGKR, encoded by the coding sequence ATGTCTCTATTCGATATGCTCGGCGGTATGCTGTCTCCTCAGGCTCTCAATTCGGCTACTCAGTCGGTATCGGCACAGGTCGGCACCACTCCCGAACAGACGGAGCACGCGATAGAAGCCGCCGTTCCGCTGATTCTGAGCGGTCTGACGCGCAACGCCCAGACGCCTGAGGGTGAGGCAGCCCTCGGCAACGCCCTGGCCCAGCACGACGGCAGCGCCCTCGACAATCTGGGTATGGGTCAGCTTCCCAGCACCCAGGACGGGCAGAATATTCTGGGTCACGTCTTCGGCAATCAGACGCCCGCCGCTGCCAACGCAGTGGCGCAGCGCAGCGGCATCGACCCGCAGATGGCGATGCAGATTCTGAGCATCGTCGCGCCGCTGGTGCTGGGCATGCTGGGCCGCAGTCAGGCTGGCGCAGGTGGCGGCGCTCTGGGTGGTGGACTCGGCAGCATTCTCGGCAGTGTGCTGGGCGGCGGCGCGTCTCAGTCGGGTGGGCTGGGGAGCATTCTGGGCGGTCTGCTGGGTGGTGGTCAGGCTCAGGGAAATGCACAGGCACAAGCACAGTCGGGCGGGCTGGGCAGCATCCTGGGTGGGTTGCTGGGCGGCGGCGCTCAGCAGCAGACTCAGGCACAGCCACAGGCTCAGTCGGGTGGCCTGGGCAACATCATGGGCACGCTGAACAACGTGCTGGACAGCAACGGCAATGGCAACGCCCTCGATGATCTGGTGGGCATGCTGGGCGGCAAGCGCTGA
- a CDS encoding adenylosuccinate synthase yields MPGIAIIGAQWGDEGKGKITDFLAPRAQFVARYQGGANAGHTVTAKGQTFKLNLLPSGVLHPGTVSILGDGMVIDPMKFMEERANLHAAGLEPDLRISDRAHLVLPHHKYVDGKKDFVGTTGRGIGPAYADRARRVGIRFGDLLDEAVLAERVERLLEAKPNSTREAGWVDTAAALKDLAPIREQLSPFIFDTGSQLRQAIKDGHNVLFEGAQATLLDLNYGTYPFVTSSHPTVGGIIVGTGVSHKALNKVYGVAKAFNTRVGHGPFVTEVFGEMELRLRGDGSQPWDEYGTTTGRARRVGWLDLELLRYAVDVNGLDGLVINKMDVLAGLDSIPVCTGYDAAGGPVYRQMKGWATTDGATSRETLPKEAQAYLDLIEETVNCPVVIFSCGPAREQTYGAVDWSV; encoded by the coding sequence ATGCCTGGAATTGCAATTATCGGCGCACAGTGGGGAGACGAGGGCAAGGGCAAGATCACAGATTTTCTGGCCCCCAGAGCGCAGTTTGTGGCCCGCTATCAGGGTGGAGCCAATGCCGGGCATACCGTGACCGCCAAGGGGCAGACCTTCAAGCTGAATCTGTTGCCCAGCGGCGTGCTGCACCCCGGCACCGTCAGCATCCTGGGTGACGGCATGGTGATCGATCCCATGAAATTCATGGAGGAGCGGGCCAATCTGCACGCTGCGGGCCTGGAACCCGATCTGCGGATTTCCGACCGCGCCCATCTGGTGCTGCCCCATCACAAATATGTCGATGGCAAAAAAGATTTCGTGGGCACCACCGGGCGCGGCATCGGCCCGGCCTACGCCGACAGAGCGCGGCGGGTGGGCATCCGCTTCGGTGATCTGCTCGATGAAGCCGTGCTGGCCGAGCGTGTCGAGCGGCTGCTGGAAGCCAAGCCCAACAGCACCCGTGAGGCGGGCTGGGTCGATACGGCGGCAGCGCTGAAAGACCTGGCACCTATCCGCGAGCAGCTCTCGCCCTTCATCTTCGATACCGGCTCGCAGCTTCGCCAGGCCATCAAAGACGGGCATAACGTGCTGTTCGAGGGCGCACAGGCCACCCTCCTCGACCTGAACTACGGCACCTACCCCTTCGTCACCAGCAGCCATCCCACCGTCGGCGGCATCATCGTGGGCACGGGCGTCAGTCACAAGGCGCTGAACAAGGTGTACGGCGTTGCCAAAGCCTTCAATACCCGCGTCGGACACGGCCCCTTCGTCACCGAGGTCTTCGGTGAGATGGAACTGCGGCTGCGCGGCGACGGTTCGCAGCCCTGGGATGAATACGGCACCACCACCGGGCGGGCGCGTCGCGTCGGCTGGCTCGACCTCGAACTGCTGCGCTACGCCGTGGACGTGAACGGCCTCGATGGACTGGTCATCAACAAGATGGACGTGCTGGCGGGCCTGGACAGCATTCCAGTGTGTACCGGCTACGACGCGGCGGGCGGCCCCGTTTACCGCCAGATGAAAGGCTGGGCCACCACCGACGGCGCGACCAGCCGCGAAACGCTGCCGAAAGAGGCGCAGGCATACCTCGACCTGATCGAAGAAACCGTCAACTGCCCGGTTGTCATCTTCTCGTGTGGCCCAGCCCGCGAACAGACCTACGGCGCGGTGGACTGGAGCGTTTAA
- a CDS encoding MazG family protein has protein sequence MNHLLDVLRRLRAPDGCPWDQEQTHASLRPYLLEEAAETVDAISEEDWDELPGELGDVLLQVAFHSVIAEEAGTFDYAQVEQSIVQKLIRRHPHIFGDVVVSGSEEVVQNWQAIKAQERGGKPRSAAERVPAALGALAREMQAQKIADSPAQERADLEQTILRATPDEHGVAEVLAAAVGWARSLGIDPELALRAHTGRTLNALSVTPDSTENV, from the coding sequence ATGAATCATCTGCTGGACGTTCTGCGCCGCCTGCGTGCTCCGGACGGCTGTCCCTGGGATCAGGAACAGACGCACGCGAGCCTGCGCCCCTACCTATTGGAAGAAGCAGCTGAAACAGTGGACGCGATTTCTGAGGAAGACTGGGACGAGTTGCCCGGCGAACTGGGCGACGTGCTGCTTCAGGTCGCGTTTCATAGCGTGATTGCCGAGGAAGCAGGAACCTTCGACTACGCACAGGTGGAACAGAGCATCGTGCAGAAGCTGATCCGGCGACACCCGCATATTTTTGGTGACGTGGTGGTGAGCGGCAGCGAGGAAGTGGTGCAGAACTGGCAGGCGATCAAGGCGCAGGAGCGGGGCGGCAAACCCCGCAGCGCCGCCGAGCGTGTTCCGGCAGCGCTGGGCGCACTGGCACGCGAAATGCAGGCACAGAAGATCGCTGACTCCCCCGCACAGGAGCGGGCCGATCTGGAACAGACGATCCTGCGGGCCACCCCCGACGAACACGGCGTGGCCGAGGTGCTGGCAGCGGCAGTCGGCTGGGCACGGAGCCTGGGTATCGATCCGGAACTGGCGCTGCGTGCCCACACCGGGCGAACGCTGAACGCCCTGAGCGTGACGCCAGACAGCACGGAGAACGTGTGA